From Parasphaerochaeta coccoides DSM 17374, a single genomic window includes:
- a CDS encoding glycoside hydrolase family 13 protein, whose translation MNEAAIIHRASSEYIYAGSRTDLYFKVLVAKGDMEKCTVVCWKRTLRNTDSRKSEKMEIAYQDAWRDDYRCHVSFSEPTHYIKYYFKLEDRSGVCHYLTNEGLFREMPESGFFEYLYTNDSDYFSVPDWAKGIVFYQIFPERYKPGNVSKNRHLYERWDSIPTRDNYLGGDLKGIEQSLDYLKELGVGCLYLTPIFLADFNHKYATIDYKEVDPDFGTLDDLKRLVCNSHHKGIRILLDGVFNHCGIKFAPFQDVVNNDSLSRYSDWFFIHSFPVTAEPLNYECVGDYPLMPKLNTSNPEVQDFIIDVMLYWLEVTGMDGWRLDVADEVDASLWVKARRTIKARYPNALLIGETWTDGYGLVGDGMRLDAVMNYLFRDIMVDYFAKGAIATTDFCFRIGNLLSRYWDEVNMAQYNLLGSHDTTRFLTEAGGDVRKCKLAVAFQMLFIGSPAIYYGEEAGMEGLTDPLCRGGMVWDAASRNEELAAWYKLLISLRTTHHVLRCGSYVQVLADDIRRVFAFERCDGKERFIVFLHNGEGTAHVNLSATSIGGVWQDMMSDAEVRIDEQMMLDSYGVKIFREILKKGE comes from the coding sequence ATGAATGAAGCAGCAATCATCCATCGCGCATCCTCAGAATATATCTATGCCGGGTCACGCACGGACTTATACTTCAAAGTACTTGTGGCAAAAGGTGATATGGAGAAATGTACGGTGGTCTGTTGGAAGCGGACCTTACGGAATACGGATTCCAGGAAATCCGAGAAGATGGAGATTGCCTATCAGGATGCCTGGAGGGACGACTACAGGTGCCATGTTTCATTTTCTGAGCCGACACATTATATCAAATATTATTTCAAGCTAGAGGATCGTTCCGGAGTTTGCCATTACCTTACCAATGAAGGCCTTTTCAGGGAAATGCCTGAATCAGGATTCTTTGAGTACCTGTATACGAATGATTCTGACTATTTTTCAGTGCCCGACTGGGCAAAAGGAATAGTGTTCTATCAGATTTTTCCTGAACGCTATAAACCAGGAAATGTCAGTAAAAATAGACATTTGTATGAAAGATGGGATTCCATACCCACGCGTGACAATTATCTGGGCGGTGATTTGAAAGGAATAGAACAGTCATTGGACTACCTGAAGGAGCTGGGTGTCGGTTGCCTGTATCTTACACCTATCTTTCTGGCTGATTTCAACCATAAATATGCAACGATTGATTATAAGGAAGTAGATCCAGATTTCGGAACTTTGGACGATCTCAAACGTTTAGTCTGTAACTCTCACCACAAAGGCATCCGTATTCTTCTTGATGGAGTCTTCAACCACTGCGGAATTAAATTCGCCCCATTTCAGGATGTCGTGAATAATGATTCCCTGTCACGCTATTCGGATTGGTTCTTCATTCACAGCTTCCCTGTCACCGCCGAACCTTTGAATTATGAATGTGTCGGAGATTATCCCTTGATGCCGAAACTGAACACATCGAACCCAGAAGTACAGGACTTCATCATAGATGTCATGCTCTATTGGCTGGAAGTCACGGGTATGGATGGATGGAGGTTGGATGTCGCGGATGAGGTTGACGCATCCCTATGGGTGAAGGCACGGAGAACAATAAAAGCTCGATATCCCAATGCCCTTTTGATTGGCGAGACATGGACGGATGGTTACGGTCTTGTGGGGGACGGCATGCGTCTCGATGCCGTCATGAATTATCTTTTCAGGGATATCATGGTTGATTATTTCGCCAAAGGAGCCATCGCAACGACGGATTTTTGTTTTCGGATTGGAAACCTGCTGTCGCGGTATTGGGATGAAGTGAACATGGCGCAATACAATTTATTGGGTTCCCATGACACTACACGATTCCTTACCGAAGCAGGAGGGGATGTGCGCAAATGCAAGCTGGCTGTGGCGTTTCAGATGCTTTTTATTGGTTCCCCAGCAATTTATTACGGGGAAGAAGCCGGCATGGAAGGGCTGACGGATCCCCTTTGCCGGGGAGGAATGGTCTGGGATGCAGCTTCTCGGAATGAGGAACTGGCTGCTTGGTACAAGCTATTGATTTCACTGCGTACAACACACCATGTATTGCGGTGCGGTTCGTATGTACAGGTGCTTGCAGACGACATAAGAAGGGTGTTCGCGTTTGAACGATGTGATGGAAAGGAAAGATTCATAGTCTTTCTCCACAATGGGGAAGGCACTGCGCACGTCAATCTATCGGCGACATCCATAGGAGGAGTTTGGCAGGACATGATGTCGGATGCAGAGGTTCGTATTGATGAACAAATGATGCTTGATTCATATGGAGTCAAGATATTCAGGGAAATACTGAAGAAGGGGGAATAG
- a CDS encoding single-stranded DNA-binding protein has protein sequence MNNLNSVLLEGNLVKDPERRDMEGHGPLVKFSIAVDRSYKDGQERIKEVMYMLIETWGKLAENCGTFLKKGRKVRVVGRLRQNRWEEDGKIRSRYSIVAEHVEFVPERRTEEKQIGCDEEGAKDTGEVEMFLDEEAFRVPDEDMEDDGEVVL, from the coding sequence GTGAACAATCTCAATTCAGTGCTGCTGGAAGGCAATCTGGTCAAGGATCCGGAAAGACGTGATATGGAGGGGCACGGGCCATTGGTGAAGTTTTCCATAGCGGTTGATCGTTCCTACAAGGACGGTCAGGAGAGAATCAAGGAAGTGATGTACATGCTTATCGAAACATGGGGTAAGCTGGCCGAGAATTGCGGCACATTCCTCAAGAAAGGACGGAAGGTAAGGGTTGTCGGACGACTCAGGCAGAACAGATGGGAAGAAGATGGAAAAATCCGTTCTCGGTATAGTATTGTAGCAGAGCATGTTGAATTTGTCCCTGAAAGGCGAACTGAAGAAAAACAAATAGGGTGCGATGAAGAAGGGGCCAAGGATACCGGGGAAGTGGAAATGTTCTTGGACGAAGAAGCCTTCCGCGTCCCCGATGAAGATATGGAAGACGACGGGGAAGTGGTTCTTTGA
- a CDS encoding 4Fe-4S cluster-binding domain-containing protein, giving the protein MAGIPEYFNPYRTCLLCPNRCAVDRTRQQVGICRETDKVRVAWSGLHRGEEPPVTGKKGSGMIFFSGCPLHCAYCQNHQIAGCNATFSSYGCVVDCDSLVNMMLGLQDMEAANVNMVTGTHFIPTIAEAVRRARSQGFVLPIVWNSSGYESEEGLSVIDPLVDLHLVDFKTLDSQVAAVFCGNRRYAKVVAPMLEELVSRHPVTAVGPDGVLRGILVRHLVFPGTMEATREALRWYAHHLNGSAWLSLMVQFVPPSGERLFPRMTQAEYDSLIALLDELGIEDGFVQELGDEDSWIPDFRRDNPFPDGFAEPLPYFLSLRSSVR; this is encoded by the coding sequence ATGGCTGGAATCCCTGAATATTTCAATCCTTACCGGACATGCCTGCTCTGTCCGAATCGCTGCGCCGTTGACCGTACACGCCAGCAGGTGGGAATTTGTCGTGAGACAGACAAGGTGCGGGTTGCCTGGAGCGGCCTGCACAGGGGAGAGGAGCCGCCTGTGACGGGGAAAAAGGGTTCCGGAATGATTTTCTTTTCTGGTTGTCCCCTGCATTGCGCATATTGCCAGAACCACCAGATAGCGGGATGTAATGCGACCTTTTCAAGTTACGGGTGCGTGGTGGATTGTGACAGCCTGGTGAATATGATGCTTGGTCTTCAGGATATGGAAGCCGCAAACGTGAACATGGTCACCGGGACTCATTTCATCCCTACGATAGCTGAAGCTGTCAGGAGAGCGCGTTCCCAGGGATTTGTCCTCCCCATTGTATGGAACTCATCCGGCTACGAATCGGAGGAAGGGTTGTCCGTCATTGACCCGTTGGTCGATTTGCATCTTGTTGACTTCAAGACGCTGGATTCGCAAGTCGCCGCTGTCTTCTGCGGGAACAGACGTTACGCTAAGGTTGTCGCGCCCATGCTGGAGGAACTTGTTTCCCGCCATCCTGTCACGGCCGTCGGTCCGGACGGTGTTCTGCGTGGCATTCTGGTTCGCCATCTTGTTTTTCCTGGGACCATGGAAGCGACACGCGAGGCTTTGCGCTGGTATGCGCACCATCTTAATGGCAGTGCATGGCTGAGCCTGATGGTTCAGTTCGTCCCGCCTTCCGGTGAACGTCTGTTCCCCCGCATGACTCAAGCGGAATATGATAGCCTCATTGCGTTGCTTGATGAATTGGGAATCGAGGATGGTTTTGTGCAGGAGCTGGGCGATGAAGACAGTTGGATTCCTGATTTCAGGAGGGATAATCCTTTTCCTGACGGCTTTGCGGAACCTCTGCCATATTTCCTTTCTTTGCGTTCATCTGTGCGCTAA
- a CDS encoding LacI family DNA-binding transcriptional regulator has protein sequence MPITIHDIAKAANVSPSTVSRVLNESMSISEKTKKKIRDVMEKLDYHPNSNARRLATGNSQAVGLVVDMDNQSAFSNYFFNNSVFGIEQTARDFAYNLLIAHVDADDANEQTIGSLIYERKVDGLVLPPAIVRNRLVKDLEKDEFPFVILGEPGTLENECSWVDVNNAQGAEIAVNHLRKTGYSHMCYIGGTIGQVFVRNRVQGYRNALLANGAKNEDMRFFECEDSAEASRKIVANLEKTMMPDAFICNDNVIAFGVLQALKDRGISVPDEAGVIAFDNYPLAEYIEPSLTVIDVDTRQLGAQAMMMLMQKIEGNKSILHLQISPGLIIRKSTRKGPENNE, from the coding sequence ATGCCGATAACAATTCATGATATTGCTAAAGCTGCCAATGTTTCTCCATCCACCGTTTCGCGTGTCCTCAATGAGAGCATGTCGATATCAGAAAAGACTAAGAAAAAGATTCGGGATGTGATGGAAAAGCTGGACTATCATCCGAACAGCAATGCCAGAAGGCTTGCCACAGGCAACAGCCAGGCGGTTGGTCTTGTCGTGGACATGGATAATCAAAGCGCCTTTTCCAATTATTTCTTCAATAACAGTGTATTCGGCATAGAACAAACTGCTCGCGATTTCGCATACAACCTTCTCATTGCCCATGTGGATGCTGATGATGCCAACGAGCAGACGATTGGATCCCTCATATACGAACGGAAAGTCGATGGGCTGGTCTTGCCTCCTGCTATTGTCAGGAACAGGCTGGTGAAAGACTTGGAAAAAGACGAATTCCCTTTTGTCATCTTGGGAGAACCGGGGACTTTGGAAAATGAATGTAGTTGGGTGGATGTCAACAATGCCCAAGGAGCGGAAATTGCCGTGAACCATCTGCGTAAAACCGGATATTCCCATATGTGCTACATCGGCGGGACAATCGGTCAAGTTTTTGTTAGGAACAGAGTGCAAGGATATCGCAACGCACTTCTTGCAAATGGTGCCAAAAACGAAGATATGCGTTTTTTTGAATGTGAGGATTCTGCGGAAGCATCCAGAAAGATAGTTGCAAACCTTGAGAAGACAATGATGCCTGATGCCTTCATCTGCAACGACAATGTCATAGCGTTCGGCGTATTGCAGGCATTGAAGGACAGAGGGATTTCCGTTCCGGATGAGGCGGGAGTAATTGCCTTTGACAATTATCCGCTTGCCGAATACATCGAACCATCGTTGACAGTCATCGATGTCGATACCAGACAATTGGGCGCTCAAGCGATGATGATGCTCATGCAGAAGATAGAAGGAAACAAAAGTATCCTTCACTTGCAGATTTCCCCTGGCCTGATAATCAGAAAATCTACTCGGAAAGGACCTGAAAACAATGAATGA
- the pyrH gene encoding UMP kinase, with the protein MLTILSLGGSIISPDSVDTEFLSSFEKMIRSYLATHQDARLIIVCGGGAPARVYQQAYRTLKSEKANHDQMDWIGVMATRLNAQLVAAIFSDLSHDVPVVTDPAADDITFTGRILVAAGWKPGFSSDTDAVYLAEKFGADKVINLSNIHHVYTADPKTDPNAVPLDTISWEDFRTMIGSTWTPGRNLPFDPIASERASRLGLKVICADGRDTSNTLAILEGKAFNGTTIG; encoded by the coding sequence ATGCTGACAATTTTATCCCTGGGAGGCTCGATCATCTCCCCTGATTCAGTTGATACGGAATTTCTGTCCAGTTTTGAAAAGATGATCCGCTCATACCTGGCCACGCATCAAGATGCACGTCTCATCATTGTCTGTGGCGGCGGAGCTCCCGCACGGGTATACCAGCAGGCGTATCGCACCTTGAAATCAGAAAAAGCAAATCATGACCAAATGGACTGGATCGGTGTCATGGCGACCCGCTTGAATGCCCAACTGGTCGCCGCAATCTTCAGCGATCTGAGCCACGATGTCCCTGTGGTCACTGACCCTGCGGCTGATGACATCACCTTTACAGGACGTATCCTCGTCGCAGCAGGATGGAAACCAGGTTTTTCCTCAGATACTGACGCAGTGTACCTTGCGGAGAAATTTGGCGCGGACAAAGTAATCAACCTCTCGAACATCCACCATGTTTATACTGCCGACCCGAAGACCGACCCGAATGCCGTGCCTCTGGATACCATTTCATGGGAAGACTTCCGCACGATGATTGGCTCGACATGGACTCCTGGCAGGAACCTTCCCTTTGACCCCATTGCCAGTGAGAGAGCTTCCCGGCTGGGACTGAAAGTCATCTGCGCCGATGGACGGGATACATCCAATACCTTGGCAATCCTTGAAGGAAAGGCATTCAACGGAACGACAATCGGCTGA
- the trxA gene encoding thioredoxin — protein MGNKEVTHEDFEAEVLKAEVPVLVYFWADWCGPCKIIAPAIAQITEKHETTLKVVKVDVDASTGLASRYNVASIPTLVLFKNGEAVEQRIGAASFSVIESFVMSYLS, from the coding sequence ATGGGAAATAAAGAAGTTACACATGAGGATTTTGAAGCAGAAGTCCTGAAGGCGGAAGTTCCGGTGCTTGTCTATTTCTGGGCTGATTGGTGCGGTCCCTGCAAAATAATTGCTCCCGCCATTGCGCAGATTACGGAAAAGCATGAAACCACCTTGAAGGTAGTCAAGGTTGATGTAGATGCAAGCACAGGGCTTGCTTCACGCTACAACGTGGCCAGCATTCCGACATTGGTTCTTTTCAAGAACGGGGAAGCGGTTGAGCAGCGCATCGGCGCCGCTTCTTTCTCGGTCATCGAATCATTCGTCATGAGTTACCTCTCCTGA
- a CDS encoding extracellular solute-binding protein, with amino-acid sequence MNGKRITLVFVSIFMGVCLLFAGGAKESRTSDAVVTLNFWHHYSAQSKENETLTKVLIPRFEAENPGIKVNAVSHEWAELHDKILVSSSAMSLPDVARCDIAWLPEFEKMGILVPLDREFEDFTQVAGRILPSAMSTAFVNGHYHGLGLNTNTKILFYNTKLLEDAKLSVPTTMDEWMTVVRALSGKNTRGQQVWGWNEPSLGGWNLGPFIWSFGGAFTDPAQTKATGYLNSEETVRAIDAFVTLAREGALTGFNSGDIPMTDGFGTYRYAMMLEGPWKVAELKGAYPDVTYGMAPMPAGKGGSSSVLGGEDIAMFTTAKKDAAWKFMQFMTGKFAQTEMAKAGQIPVNQEALKTEEVKNAEFSPFLSAIETAKARPTVSVWTEIDNLLSMTISNIIRENKDVRTSLDALAAQVDELLKP; translated from the coding sequence ATGAATGGAAAACGAATTACGCTGGTTTTCGTTTCAATCTTCATGGGTGTTTGTTTATTGTTTGCTGGAGGAGCAAAGGAGAGCCGGACAAGTGATGCGGTGGTGACTCTGAATTTCTGGCATCACTACAGCGCACAGTCCAAGGAAAATGAAACACTCACAAAAGTCCTTATTCCAAGATTCGAAGCAGAGAATCCTGGTATCAAAGTGAACGCAGTATCCCATGAGTGGGCAGAACTGCACGACAAAATCCTGGTGAGTTCGAGTGCCATGAGTTTACCTGATGTCGCCAGGTGCGATATCGCTTGGCTTCCTGAATTTGAGAAAATGGGAATCCTTGTTCCACTTGACCGTGAATTTGAGGATTTCACACAGGTTGCCGGACGTATCCTGCCAAGCGCCATGTCTACAGCTTTCGTCAACGGACACTATCATGGACTGGGATTGAACACCAACACAAAGATTCTTTTCTACAATACGAAGCTGCTTGAGGATGCAAAGCTCTCCGTTCCCACAACGATGGATGAATGGATGACGGTTGTAAGGGCTTTGTCCGGAAAAAACACGAGAGGACAGCAGGTTTGGGGTTGGAATGAACCCTCGCTTGGCGGATGGAACCTTGGTCCTTTCATCTGGAGTTTCGGAGGGGCATTCACGGATCCCGCACAGACAAAGGCTACCGGTTATCTTAATAGCGAAGAAACAGTCAGGGCAATTGACGCATTCGTGACTTTAGCACGGGAAGGAGCGCTTACAGGTTTCAACAGCGGAGACATCCCCATGACTGATGGTTTTGGAACGTACCGATATGCAATGATGCTTGAAGGTCCGTGGAAGGTTGCAGAATTGAAAGGTGCCTATCCTGATGTTACCTATGGAATGGCTCCGATGCCCGCTGGTAAAGGCGGCTCATCCTCTGTACTGGGTGGTGAAGATATCGCCATGTTTACTACAGCGAAGAAAGACGCCGCATGGAAATTCATGCAGTTCATGACAGGGAAATTTGCTCAGACCGAGATGGCCAAGGCCGGACAGATTCCTGTCAATCAGGAAGCCCTGAAAACGGAAGAAGTGAAAAACGCTGAGTTCTCTCCGTTCTTATCCGCAATTGAGACAGCAAAAGCGCGACCTACGGTTTCCGTATGGACGGAAATCGACAACCTTCTTTCAATGACAATATCGAACATAATCAGGGAGAACAAAGATGTCCGGACATCCTTGGATGCTCTTGCTGCTCAGGTGGATGAACTTCTGAAGCCATAA
- the argH gene encoding argininosuccinate lyase, whose protein sequence is MAKLWQKDHTLDSLMEEFTVGNDYLLDQELVLSDCLASTAHARGLHKIGILTKSELDALEQGLREIIALKLEDKFEIKAKDEDCHTAIEGFLTRRTGEAGKKIHTGRSRNDQVQTALRLWMREFAVNLTAETGRLSAALLSFARTHEFVPMPGRTHTQVAMPSSVGLWAAAYAEELYDEAQRLYQLTWTLDQSPLGSAASYGVPLPLDRTFTAAQMGFTRVQNNVLYANNSRGKYEAMLLDSCDYITLTLSKMAQDLIFFTLPEFGYFSLPVELTTGSSIMPQKKNPDGLELVRSRSVTVTACSFRVKNTIRSLVSGYNRDFQDTKEPLLSGCRMTMGIVRIMSRMVAGLEVHADRLAAACTPELYATDRVLERLDAGSSFRDVYKDVGLHLDQVALMDPVATIRARTSEGTTGNLGLDDDELSVRLLLEGCSDVSVAWDDAYENLSGRKGLHLVSL, encoded by the coding sequence ATGGCAAAACTCTGGCAAAAAGACCATACCCTTGACTCTTTGATGGAGGAATTTACCGTCGGCAATGACTATCTTCTCGATCAGGAGCTGGTTCTGTCCGACTGTCTGGCATCAACCGCGCATGCGCGTGGTTTGCATAAAATAGGAATCCTTACAAAGTCAGAGCTTGACGCCCTTGAGCAAGGACTACGTGAAATCATCGCCCTGAAACTGGAGGACAAGTTCGAAATAAAGGCAAAGGATGAAGACTGTCATACGGCCATTGAAGGATTTCTGACAAGGAGAACAGGGGAGGCGGGCAAGAAGATTCATACAGGAAGAAGCCGCAATGACCAAGTACAAACCGCCCTGCGCCTTTGGATGAGGGAGTTTGCCGTCAATCTCACCGCTGAGACCGGTCGGCTGTCCGCAGCCTTGCTTTCATTCGCCCGCACGCATGAGTTTGTCCCCATGCCGGGAAGAACTCATACACAGGTTGCCATGCCCTCCTCGGTGGGACTTTGGGCTGCGGCTTATGCCGAGGAACTGTATGATGAAGCGCAAAGGCTCTACCAACTGACGTGGACATTGGATCAATCTCCATTAGGCTCCGCGGCCAGCTATGGAGTCCCCCTGCCGCTTGACCGAACCTTCACCGCGGCTCAGATGGGGTTCACCCGTGTGCAAAACAATGTTCTCTATGCGAACAATAGCCGTGGGAAATATGAGGCTATGCTCCTGGACAGCTGTGATTACATTACTCTTACACTGAGCAAGATGGCTCAGGACTTAATCTTCTTTACTCTGCCGGAATTCGGTTATTTCTCTCTTCCCGTTGAGCTGACTACCGGTTCGTCAATCATGCCGCAGAAAAAGAATCCTGACGGACTGGAGCTGGTGCGTAGTCGTTCTGTAACTGTCACTGCATGTTCTTTCCGTGTGAAGAACACAATCAGGAGCTTGGTGTCGGGGTACAACCGGGATTTTCAGGATACGAAGGAACCTCTCCTGAGCGGATGCCGCATGACCATGGGCATTGTCCGGATCATGAGCCGCATGGTAGCCGGACTTGAAGTTCATGCGGACCGGCTTGCCGCTGCCTGCACACCCGAACTGTACGCCACGGATCGGGTACTTGAGCGTCTTGATGCCGGTTCCAGCTTCCGCGATGTCTACAAGGATGTAGGACTGCATCTGGATCAGGTTGCACTCATGGATCCGGTTGCGACAATCCGGGCACGGACGAGCGAAGGAACGACCGGAAACCTTGGGCTGGATGATGACGAGCTTTCTGTTCGGCTGCTTCTTGAAGGATGTTCCGACGTCTCTGTCGCATGGGATGATGCCTATGAGAATCTTAGCGGCAGGAAGGGACTCCATCTGGTCAGTTTGTGA
- a CDS encoding carbohydrate ABC transporter permease has product MNIKSRSSRLQVALIMFPGLVVFVFFTVYPIAKLFIMSFFQWDFGSMLRQKFIGFENYTTVFSDRIFRTSFVNTLVYTIVTVPGQMALGLFVALLLMNIQRLKITFRVANYIPVITSWVIASLIFRYLFNTEGILNYFFTSILYVTNHNIRWLDSRWSGLWVAMLLGIWKGVGWNMVVFLAALQQVPKDLYEAASLDGCNGVQRFFHVTIPCIRGTILFALIMLTIGGFNVFTSIKMITNGNPAHQTDTLLTWMYHKAFSTGKFGYSSALSFVMAGTLAILAILQFKVMRSHDAKAGLS; this is encoded by the coding sequence ATGAATATAAAAAGTAGAAGTTCACGGCTACAGGTAGCTCTTATCATGTTTCCTGGTTTGGTCGTCTTTGTCTTTTTTACCGTTTATCCCATTGCAAAGTTATTTATCATGAGCTTCTTTCAATGGGATTTCGGCTCGATGCTCAGACAGAAGTTCATCGGCTTCGAGAACTATACCACCGTATTCTCTGACAGAATATTCAGGACATCATTTGTCAATACGCTTGTATATACTATCGTGACTGTTCCTGGACAAATGGCCTTGGGACTTTTTGTCGCGTTGCTTCTCATGAACATACAAAGGTTGAAAATTACATTCCGGGTGGCAAATTACATCCCAGTCATCACATCATGGGTCATAGCATCATTGATTTTCCGTTATCTTTTCAATACCGAAGGAATCTTGAATTATTTTTTTACTTCCATACTTTACGTCACAAATCATAATATCCGCTGGCTTGATTCCCGCTGGTCCGGCTTGTGGGTAGCTATGCTTCTCGGTATTTGGAAAGGGGTCGGCTGGAACATGGTTGTTTTCCTTGCGGCATTGCAGCAAGTTCCCAAGGACTTGTATGAAGCGGCCTCTCTCGATGGATGCAATGGTGTGCAAAGGTTCTTTCATGTCACCATCCCATGTATCCGCGGGACAATTCTCTTTGCTCTTATCATGCTGACGATAGGTGGTTTCAATGTCTTTACTTCAATCAAGATGATTACCAACGGAAATCCAGCGCACCAGACGGATACCCTGCTTACATGGATGTACCATAAGGCATTCAGTACAGGAAAATTTGGATATTCATCCGCCTTATCCTTCGTCATGGCCGGAACCCTTGCTATCCTGGCAATCCTACAGTTCAAGGTCATGCGGTCACATGATGCAAAGGCAGGTCTGTCATGA